The Aspergillus nidulans FGSC A4 chromosome VIII genome contains the following window.
ACTCCTTTTCGGCTTAGCGGTACATTTTTTTGGTATAATCTCTAATCGATATTCGCAAAGCCAACCGGCACCACTGGGTGGCTGTGCCAATAGCTTTACGCCATGCGAAATGATGGCATTATTTAGAGAGGCATACCGTGAGCCCATTGAATTTAGATTGAGATAGAAACTTGGAATAACCGGAACTATCTAAGAAGCATTGCTTCGAAACAACAATGAGGCCCAGTTTACACCTATCTATCTGAAGTTGACGGGCTCGCCGCTACAGACCAATCTGGTAGTTTATACGAGAAGCGGGAGCCATAGCCCTGCTTTCCGGGGTATACGCTCCACTCTGGGGACCATGGCGTGCGCATAATACATCAACTCCAGTGAAATCCAAAATTCAGTTGATTCTCGCGCTGTACTGCTTCAAGACCAGGTCCTCTCAGTACATTACTAAACACAGTCGCCCACCACACAGAATTACTTGGCTGCTAGAGTCCAAACTCGTCGGTCCAGCAACGACGTCAGATGTGACGAAAGTGTAGCTTGCCCTAGAAGATGACCGACGACATAAGTCGATCGGTAAGAGCTGATGCAGCAATAAGGGTTGATGTCGCTGACCGCAACCTCTCACGACGATGGCAGCTTCACCACTTTAACTCTGAGATTCCATCAGTGGCAGGCGAGGTTTCTGTCTATTGGTGAGGCCGAGTCCAATCGCAGTTGATGGAGATTAATGGACTTGACATATGGGCGATCTCTTGCCGTGTTGGCAGCACCATTTGCCACCCCAGCACTAGAGCCAACGTCATTGCAGTTAAAGCGATATCAACACCATCTACATTGCTGTGTATATACTGAGGATTGTGACCCGTGACGTCAGAGAGAATGTTCGTCTATATAGCTCTCCCTGACAGCAATGGTCCATCGCTAGTACACTCAATTGATTCAATATACCAAAACCCCAGCGGCTCTACGTCTACATTTCTTTCTACTAGACTCATCCAAGTATACTTTTTCTAGCCAACTCTGATCAACCATCGTAATGCCCCTCTTCCGCCGCACCTCCAtgtcaagctcctcccacTCGAGCATCGACGACCCAAACACACATACCCACACGCACCGCAAATCAGGCAGGCTCTTTGGTCACCGCGGCTCACATTCTAGCGGGCAtagctcctccagcgccggcgtCAGGACCGGCTCTACGAGACGCGGATACGGTACGAGCAACTACGGCCATAGCAGTCACGGCAGCCGCGGCCACGGCCTCTTCCGAAACAAGCACACTGAAGATCCGTCCATTATCGCTGCCAAGGAACGCGTTATGCACGctgaggaggcagagagagCTGCGGACCAAGCGCTCCGTGCAAGCCGGTTGGCAGTCCAGGAGGCGAGGACTAACGTGAGAGAGTTGGAACGGGAtgcgaaggaggaggcgcgACTCGCCAAGTTCAAGCAAAAGGAAGCCAGGAATATCTCGAAGAGAGCAAAACCGCTTGGCCGTAAGTATACCTCTCCTTCAGCATGGATACAGCCGGATGCGAGGTCGGCTAATGAGTTCACTATCCACTCGTGTAGGCCACCACTAAATCCCAGGTGTTCCTGGGTACTATCGAAACCTCCCTCTATTTGAGGTGCACCTTTATCTTCTGCCGTCTGTACTTTTTCAGAGGTTCCGACTGTATAGTATGTTACGACTTATGACGTGTATACCAGTTTCTTGCCTTGTTCCCTGTCTATGAGCAAATGGATATCTACTTTATGTAATGACGAATACCACAGTTCGCTCATATGGTGCTATCCAGGTTGACCGGAAATTTTGGTTTTTTCAACTCAACCAAAAGCGTATCTTTTTGAGGAGAGCCGGAGGCAGTCTGTCATAAGTTCCGGTTAGTGAATTGACTTTCCTTGGCATCGGGCCCTGGTTCTTAAAAGATGCCGTGCTATGAGCCATATTTGGACAAGTTGCAGTCCCTGCAGCTCTGGTCATGAAGTAGGACGAGTTGGTGACGTGACAGTCGGGATAACGTCGACGGTGTCAGCCGTACATGTTGTGACTTATCACTCTCCATTATGGAAGCACAGTCGACAGAAGAGAATGACGTAAAAAAAAAGCATTGTATAGTCTAAGATGAGGACGGGCTGTAGGTGACGTGTTGGCGTCTGCCACGTCTTTACCCCAGTCACGCTAAACCAGTTAGAGTATTGGATCTTTCTGAAGCTATGAATGTTAGAGGCCAGGGCCCCTATATCTAAGGTAGCGTTTCATATCTGTTATACGGAGTATTATCTCGCAGGTTGTCACTCCTGGCCGAGGGGAAGGTATGGTATTCCGTGCAATCCTTTGAGTTTGACTAGCTCCTAGGCACATGTCCTGTGTATGCAAGGGCGGCCACTGCTTCGGCATTTTACCCTACAGAACTCTGGAATATGATCTAGAACGAGAATTCATGCACAGACTGCCTGGATCGGCGGATTTTGTGCATCTGATCAATCAACAACAATTTTAAGAAAGGCTGAAAGAGCCGGTATATCCGCAACTGCCGACTAGTTGTTTATTGCTCTACCTAAAAGGACACCTATCCTGCGTCACCCTACTATCCCTGTTGTCCGTATTGCCTAGAGGGCCTTAGAAATTTGTACTACACTTCGTTTGAAGGACTGTCATCATGGCAGGCAGGAGACGGCGTCGGGTATACGTAGGAAACTCGTATGAGGTCAACAACCTGGCGGCCCTTCGCAAGAGAACCTAACAATGCATTGGTCGCTTGTACTCCAGCTAATACAGAATTAACATCGCAGTTTTGATGGTTCTTTAATTGGCAGGCCCTTATCGCTTTCTAAACCCTACAACAATCGCAAACCCAGCCACAGCAAAAATGCCCGCCCAGCATACCAAAGCCCTCCGGATATGATATCTAGCCGTTCGCTCAATCCTAGCTGAATCATTCTCATGCGGAAAGGGTACATCACTAGGAGGAAGCTCTTTTCCCAGAACTTCACACAGCGGCCCCCAGCCCTCTCTCACGTCGAACATCACCAGCCGGTCCGCGGGGACAACGTCCCTTAGCCACGCCAGATGTCGCGCATACGTCTCGCGAGTGGGCAGCGTCTCGCGTACGTTCTTTACTGAGTTCAATCGCCGACCGTCCGCATACCGACCGCTCCACAGCCGTCGCACCAACCAGGTGAAGTCTACGAAATGTCTCATCCCTGGTTGCGGGAGGAGAAGGATTCTGAGGAACCAAAAGACCGTCATGCCATGAGCCTGCATCATGCTCCGCTCCCACGCTTCCGGATCTCGCACGGTACAGATGACCTTGGCGTGTGGGTAGAGGTCTAGTAGTTCTGGGATAAGCTGACAGCCCGGAGTGTCGGTGACGGCTGCGTAGCCGGTAAGACGGGATCTAAGCAGGGACAAGACGGCGGTGCGGTCGCCATTGACCCAAGCGTGGAGGATGTGAATCCATGCTTTTATCTCGGTAGGGTGTCCGGCGGTTATCTGGGTGTTGATGTGGTAGACCGGGCTGTCGAGGAGGATGGCCAGGGCGGCGCTGAAGGACGTGGTCCCAGTACGAGGCAGCCCGGCTCCAATGACTTGGATCTGAGTTCCTGGCTTGGGGACTGAGGCCGTTTGACCCATTCTGTTTTTGTTGTTCTTCCTGTTGTTTGGGCTGATTTTGGTGCGAGAGATGATCTATGAATGAGGAGATAGACCCTGTATAGAGAACACAATGAATTTAAAAAGGCTCTCGTATTGTGAGCCAGATTCCCTCTGCGAGAGTGCAGTGCCCACCCAGATCTGCATTGAGTTGTCACACCAGAAATTGTGAAGATACTTAGCTTCCCTGTGATCAGGGTATCCCCAGCTTACACAACCTCTCTCCGGAGAGACAGAATGCCAAACTGCTTGCCACTACTGACATGCATGGGTTTGTTGACCACCTACGTGACTATTTCGTGCACCAGTTGAACTGTTGCCATGCTAGGCTTACAAAGGCCAGAACTACCTTATCCTTCCACCACTTGTGATGCcgggaaaaaaaggaaagaaaagaaaagaaaagagaaggtgaaaaaagaaagcaggaagagagagaggggTAGGGCTGTTCACGATTTGCCTATCTGCCTATTTTGACGATACTATATCGTTGACGATACTATATAGTCTATCATTAAGCTTGACGATACTATTTGACGATCATGATCGGCAGGCCATGCCTTTGACGATACTACATCGGCAACTATTTGACGATATCGGCAAATTGTCAAAGTTACTTAATTAGTACTAGCTATGATTATTTTGCTTCAGCTTgtttataatatatatccttgatA
Protein-coding sequences here:
- a CDS encoding uncharacterized protein (transcript_id=CADANIAT00001090), with amino-acid sequence MPLFRRTSMSSSSHSSIDDPNTHTHTHRKSGRLFGHRGSHSSGHSSSSAGVRTGSTRRGYGTSNYGHSSHGSRGHGLFRNKHTEDPSIIAAKERVMHAEEAERAADQALRASRLAVQEARTNVRELERDAKEEARLAKFKQKEARNISKRAKPLGLRSYGAIQVDRKFWFFQLNQKRIFLRRAGGSLS
- a CDS encoding sulfotransferase family protein (transcript_id=CADANIAT00001091) — translated: MGQTASVPKPGTQIQVIGAGLPRTGTTSFSAALAILLDSPVYHINTQITAGHPTEIKAWIHILHAWVNGDRTAVLSLLRSRLTGYAAVTDTPGCQLIPELLDLYPHAKVICTVRDPEAWERSMMQAHGMTVFWFLRILLLPQPGMRHFVDFTWLVRRLWSGRYADGRRLNSVKNVRETLPTRETYARHLAWLRDVVPADRLVMFDVREGWGPLCEVLGKELPPSDVPFPHENDSARIERTARYHIRRALLEYKRPMHC